TAACCAAGGTTCAATATATGGTGGAGAAATTTTAGTTACCGATTCTTATTAAATCGGGGGTGGAAAAATGAGCGACGTAGAAGTAAGAATTCAACAAATTGTCCAGGTTCTGAGGGAACAAGTTGTCCAAGACACAATAGTACCTAGAAATATTAGAAGAGCTGCTGAGAAGGCCATAGAAAGCTTGATGGACACTAATAAAGAGCCAACTGTGAGAGCTGCAGATGCAATTGCGATTCTTGAAGAAATTAGTGAAGATCCCAATATGCCAATGCACACAAGAACGATAATCTGGGAAGTTTTAGGAGCTTTGGAGCAAATCAAATGATTTACATGCCTTTCTCTTTTAAATACCATAACTTTGCGCTTTCTTCTACTAATTCTACCTTATAATACGCCTCTCTTAAACTCCTTCCCACAGTCACTACCCCGTGATTCTCCATAATAACCGCATCATACGTCTCTAGGTATTTTGCCGTTTCTCTAGCTAATTCCCAGCTCCCTGCAGGTTTAAACGGGACTATTGGTATCTTCTTCAGATATACCTCAGCTTCGGGTGTTATTATCGGAAGCTCTTCCTTGACTTTGGTTGAGGAGATTATAGAATAAGGAGGATGAAGATGTGCTATTGCTTTAACGTCTTTTCTTCGTTTATACACTTCTACATGAAGCTTCCACTCAGAAGATGGACGAATGGGATTCAAAGGATTACCTTCTAGGTCTACTACTGCTATCTGTTCTGAGGTAAGATCATCCATCACAGATCCCGTAGCCTTTATAAATATTTTTCCATTGAATAGGATGCTTAAATTCCCCCCAAAAGCTGCCGTTAAGCCTCTTTCATGTGCCAAATGGGAATATTTCTCTATAATGCTTTTGACAAGCCTACTCATCTCTCATCACCTTTATCCCAAATCCACAAGACGTACAGTAAGCTTGTTTTCCTTTCCAAGCTAGGTTTTTAGCTCCACATATTGGACAAATGTCTAGTTTTCCACTCTCCTTCCAAATTTTATAAACATCTTTCTCCACTATTAAAAAGACTTCATCTCCCTCTTCTTTAAAATACCCTAATACCGGAGTGCTCTTTAATTCGAATGTATTAGCATCTACAATAACGGGTTCTAGACCAATATTTCCTTCAAACCCTAGTTCATTGGCTGGAATAATCTCAATTATATATGCCTTAAGGTGTTTGTCGTGATATACAGCGACTTCTATACCATCGCTTAAAACGCCTGAAAGAGGAAGAATATCAACTGTAATATACTCTTTTAGAGGGAAAACAATTACCAACACATGTTTTCCTTTGTAGATCTCCAATTTTTTATCTGAACAGAATGGTTCGAGACCTAACCTCTCTAGAATTTTCTTGAGTTCCCCTTCAGTGGGGACCTTTTTAGTTTTTATAAGATGGGTCTTCACTTCTTCTGCAAGTGGAATTGCGAGCATTATAGGTTCATAAATTATCATTCTCCTCACCACAGAAAAATTATACTTAGAGCTTTTAGAGTTTATTCTTCACAAAAATTCCGATTCTAGTTAAAGAACAAAAAATAGAATAAGAGCATGGTGAAGTTTATCCCCCTCTCGATAGGGTCTTTATGAACCACAGAACTATTTCCGGTTTTAGAATTATAATGACTATTGCTATCACTTGCAATACGATAAATGGAAGCACGGCTTGATATATCTCGTCCATTGAAACTTCGTCAATAGCCCCTTTAAAGTAGTATAGTCCAAGTCCTACTGGAGGAGTAAGATACGAGACCAAGAGCATTGAGGTAAATGCCACACCCCACCATAGAGGGTCATAGCCCAAGTTAGTAACTGCTGGTGTTAGTATTGGAGTCATTATCATTATGATTGAGACTGGATCTACGAACATTCCAAGGAAGAATATTAAGGCTAGTGAAAATATTAGAACCGTAACTTTTGCTGCTGGAAGTGACATAAGCAGATCAACCACTAACCTCTTACCTCCAATTCCACTGAAAACTGAACTAAACGCTGATCCCCCCGCCATTATCCAACATGCCATAGAAGTCACTTTTAATGTAACCAGTAATGAGTCCTCCATGACTTTCCTATTTAGTTTTCCTCTCACAGTAACATAGATTAGACTCAAGAATGCTCCTACACCAGAAGCTTCTGTTGGCGTTGCTATTCCTGTGAATATTGACCCAAGTACACCAAGTATTATAGCAAGCGGCCCAATTAGGTATTTAAGTGAGATTATCTTTTCTTTGAGAGTGATCTCCTCCTCAGCAAATACTGGTACCTTGTCCTTGTTTAAGTGACTCCATACAAGCACATAAATACTGAAAACCAAAGCCATCACTGTACCAACCCCAAGTCCACCAGCAAAGAGTTTTCCAACAGAAACTCCAGCAACAGAACCATAAACGATCATGTTAAAACTTGGAGGAACGACTTGGGGAAGTGTACCAGCTGCTAGTATTGAACCTATGGCGAGCTTCTTATCATATCCATGTCTAACCATGAGAGGATATATAATTAGTGCCAAACTGGCTATGGCAGCTGCTATAACTCCCGACATTGCTCC
The DNA window shown above is from Thermococcus sp. EP1 and carries:
- a CDS encoding TRAP transporter large permease subunit — translated: MPNMIMPFVMFLFLFGLILLNVPVAFALFFTSMVFGLIFWGWNGLYVTFQGVWSLMNNWALVALPLFVFMSALLEKSGVADELFTTFYKLLGRIRGSLAVIAIILGYTIGAMSGVIAAAIASLALIIYPLMVRHGYDKKLAIGSILAAGTLPQVVPPSFNMIVYGSVAGVSVGKLFAGGLGVGTVMALVFSIYVLVWSHLNKDKVPVFAEEEITLKEKIISLKYLIGPLAIILGVLGSIFTGIATPTEASGVGAFLSLIYVTVRGKLNRKVMEDSLLVTLKVTSMACWIMAGGSAFSSVFSGIGGKRLVVDLLMSLPAAKVTVLIFSLALIFFLGMFVDPVSIIMIMTPILTPAVTNLGYDPLWWGVAFTSMLLVSYLTPPVGLGLYYFKGAIDEVSMDEIYQAVLPFIVLQVIAIVIIILKPEIVLWFIKTLSRGG
- a CDS encoding aldolase; translation: MSRLVKSIIEKYSHLAHERGLTAAFGGNLSILFNGKIFIKATGSVMDDLTSEQIAVVDLEGNPLNPIRPSSEWKLHVEVYKRRKDVKAIAHLHPPYSIISSTKVKEELPIITPEAEVYLKKIPIVPFKPAGSWELARETAKYLETYDAVIMENHGVVTVGRSLREAYYKVELVEESAKLWYLKEKGM
- a CDS encoding UPF0147 family protein codes for the protein MSDVEVRIQQIVQVLREQVVQDTIVPRNIRRAAEKAIESLMDTNKEPTVRAADAIAILEEISEDPNMPMHTRTIIWEVLGALEQIK